The following proteins are encoded in a genomic region of Phycisphaera sp.:
- a CDS encoding barstar family protein: MVLRLDADRITDWNSFHNVFAELLGFPGFYGRNMAAWIDCLTSLDEPADGMTTVHVEPPEVLTLHIDHAAAWSRRSPEMFRAMVDGAAFVNWRRLEMDQPPVIGLSYFEAQ, translated from the coding sequence ATGGTGCTCCGACTCGATGCCGACCGCATCACCGACTGGAACTCGTTCCACAACGTGTTCGCCGAACTGCTGGGGTTCCCGGGCTTCTACGGACGCAACATGGCCGCATGGATCGATTGCCTGACCAGCCTGGACGAGCCCGCCGATGGCATGACAACCGTCCACGTGGAGCCGCCTGAGGTCCTCACGCTGCACATCGATCACGCCGCCGCGTGGTCGCGTCGGTCACCCGAGATGTTCCGCGCGATGGTGGACGGCGCGGCGTTCGTCAACTGGCGCCGGTTGGAGATGGACCAGCCGCCGGTGATCGGCCTGTCGTACTTCGAGGCCCAATGA